In the Anaerolineales bacterium genome, GCCAGCTAGCGAGCGCGGTTTGCCAGCTTCGTACATGGTGGGGATACCACCACCACCAGCGCAGATCACCACCGTCCCCTTGTCCAACAACCATTTAACCGGTCGCAACTCGAATATCCTCTTGGGAAGTGGTGAAGGGACTACCCGTCGCCACATGGTTCCATCTTGTTTGAAGACCCAGCCTTTCTCGGCTTTGAGCCTATCAGCCTCATCTTTCTCGTAAACCGGGCCAACGAACTTCGTAGGGTTTTGGAAGGCCGGATCGGCAGGATCGACTTCGACCATGGTCAGGATCGTGGCAAAAGGCACCTCAAACGGTAACAGATTGCCTAATTCCTGCTCGATCATGTATCCGATCATTCCCTCGGTCTGAGCACCCAACACATCCAGCGGATATGCCTCAACATCCTTGTAAGCTGATGCCTGAAGCGCCAGCAATCCCACCTGAGGGCCATTGCCATGCGCCAAAACCAGCTGGTGTTCCTTTGCTACCGGTACCAACGCCTGTGCAGCCACACGGATGTTGGCACGCTGAACATCGTGGGTCATCGGCTCACCCCGCTTGAGCAGGGCATTACCTCCTAATGCAACAACTACTCTCATAAGTTACTCCTTTCCTTTCATCATGTCTTTGGCTCCCCAAACCTGCATCAATTGAGCATAGAATTTAACCATGCACGCCATCCCTTCAATCGGGATACGTTCATCGATGCCGTGCTCAAGCCCGGCAAAACTTTCATCCATCACCAGGGAGGTGAAACGATAGATGTTATCGCACACAGGCACAAAATGCTGGCAATCCGTACCGCCTAACATGGTATAAGGTGCCACCGGTGGATTATCAAAAACTTGGCGGATAACTTTAGCGAGACTCATGTATTCGGACGTATTGGTGGAGGAAACAGGCAGGGCTTCGTTAAACTTGCCTTCAACCGGTGTTATGTGCACGCGCTCATCCTTGATCACTTTCTTAGCATGCCATAAGACATCAGCAATGGTATCGCCAGGGAGCAAGCGGAAATTTACAATAGCCTTTGCGTCAGCTGGAATGGTATTATCTTCCACACCACCGTTAATGATGGTTAGCGCTGTGGTAGTACGTATGCTGGCATTCATCTCAGGCAGAGGAACTAACCAGCGTCTTAAAAATGGCCCAAACAACCAAACATTAGCGAAGGCCACCTGGATGTACAGTGGGGCAGCTTTTCCAATGCCGTGGTAGAGAGGACGCAGACTGCGCACATGAGTGGGCATGGGGTGCGATTCCAGGCGGGTCATGGCACGTGATAGAATGCCTATGGCGGTTTGCTTGGGTGGCGTGGAAGAATGACCGGGGGCACTTTTCACCGAGAATTCAACGGTCAGATAACCTTTCTCACTTGAACCGACCAGGGCAAGCTTCCCGCGCACCCCGGCTGCCAAGCCTTCCATAATCCCTCCGCCCTCATCGACGATGCCTGCCAGGCGGACATTGCGCTCCTTGAGCATCTGGCCGATCACCTTGCAGCCATTTACACCACCGGTTTCCTCATCATGCCCAAGACCGAAAATGATGGTGCGTTCAGGACGAAAGCCCTGTTTGAGGAGAGCCTCAGCCGCATCCATGATGCCAATCAACTGGTTCTTGATATCAAGCGTGCCACGCCCCCAGACGAACCCGTCAATGATCTTGCCCTCAAATGGGGGGTGGGTCCATTCGGTTGGATCGGCAGAGACCACGTCTTGGTGCGCCATGAGCATCACCGGTTCCAGGTCGGCGCGGCTGCCCTGCCAGATGTATACCAGGCTGTAACCATTCACAAGCTCGCGTCTCAGCTTTTGGTGCACCAGAGGGTAGGTTTCCTCCAGCATCTTATGCAGCTGTGCAAATGCCTCCGGATCTGGGGTACCTTTTTCATCTAAGGGTACGGTCTTACAACGGACCGAAGCAGCCAGGTGCTCGGCGACTTTCTGCTCATCCACCTGGATGCCTTCGATCTTTTCCACGCTACCCATTGAGCGCTGGAACAGGATAGTGCGAATTACCACATAGAGCGTAGTCAGAAGCAAGATGAGAATGATAATTTCTACAATGCGTAATAGTAGCATGTAGCTCTCCTTTTTTTTAGATTATCAGTTTTTTATGCTTAGTTTAGCTGCTTATTACCCATCTATCTGCTCAACTTTTACCTCGCGTTTACTGATCGCTCTCCAGCCCGCCTCCACTACCCAGGCGAGGATTATTGTCACGATCAGGATAATGAAAGTGTTTGGTGCGGTCTGCAGGGTATTCCAGCAAAACAGCAGGATCGCAGCGAGGGTGGTGATCAAGGCAATCCACAGCACAAACTTTGAAGCCCCCGTTTCCTTGGTTAACCTCAGGTGAGCCACCGTGAGTAAAGCAAAGATAGCCAGCGCTACGGCACTCCCGATCGAGGCAATGACCGATACATTAAAAAAGACCGCCAGGAGCACGATCAACAGGGATGAAATTACTAAACCCTGGGTACCACCTGCCCGATACTTGCGCGCTAAACCGAACCTGGGCGGCAGCTGACCGTCTTTAGCCATGGAAAAAGTCGCGCCTATGCTGGCATAAAGCTGGGAGTTGATCGCCCCTGCAGTAGAGAAAACCGCCACTATGGTGATCAACGTATACCCGGCCTGACCAAAGATAGGGAAGGCTGCAGCAGCCAGGGCTGTATCGGCATTAGCAATGACCTCTTGAACGGTGAGCACGCCGAAAACGCCAATCGCCAGGGCAACGTAAAGCAATAATGTAACACCAATCGAGATATACATTGCTCGAGGCATGTTTTTCTCAGGGTCCTTAATATCTCCACCGACGAATGAGATCACTCCAAAACCAAGGTAGGCAAAAAAGGTGAGGGCGACACTGGCAAAGATCTTACTAAAGGGTGGGTACGTGGATGGAGCCACCATCGATGGATCCATATTAACCAGCATGGCAATGGCAAAACCACCTAGAACAAGCAAGACGATGGTCACAATCGCTGATTGGGCTTTCGTCACCAAATCTGTACCAGTCGAGTTGACAAAGGTCAGAACGGCAACAATAAGGACGGCAAAAATTTTGGGCAAGTAAGCGGGGGCGGTTGCTCCAAAGAACAGACTGGTGAAGTAATTACCGAACGATACTGCGACCATGGCAGCCACGATCAGCGTCGAAAAATAACCCAGCATCACCAGGCCACCCGTGAACAATCCCTTGCCGTATCCGCGTACGATCCACGAGATTAATCCACCGGAAGAAGGATACTTAGCCCCTAATTTTGCGAAGGAATAGCCTTGCAGCAAGGCAATCAGCCCGGCGACGAGGAAAGATACCCATACTGCGGTTTCAGCAATCTTGCCTGCCTCTCCAAAAAGGGCAAAGATACCTGCACCAACCATCGAGCCAATGCCAATAAAAATAGCTCCCATCAAGCTGATCGAGCGTTTTTTTTCTGGTGTGCTTTCAGTCATTATCTTAGCTTGTGCCATGTCACTCTCTCCATAAAATATTATCGTTTTTACATTAGCATCCATGCACGAATAAGCACGGAAATACTAAATGCATTTGAATAAGCTCACCTGGTAAGCTCATAAACCGCATACGCATAAATTTTCATCGCCAGGAACAGGTTCTTCAGGATGAGACGCTCATTCGGCTCGTGCTCGGTAAGCAGCTCACCGGGAAAGAGCGGACCAAAGGCAACACAGTTCTGGAAGGCGCGTGCATAAGTAGCCCCGCCCAGGGCAATCGGTTCTGTCACCTGGTCACCAGAATATTGGCGATACACCTTCATCAAGGTCTGGATCACCGGGTGGTCCTTGGGCAGGTAAAGCGGTGGCAGCCAGTCGAATTCCTTATATTCCAGGCCGTAACGAGCGGCTGCAACACTCAGTTTCTTTACGATCTCCAGCTTGTCGACCGTGACCGGGATACGGATGTCGATCGAGATTTGCTCTTTCTCACCCAGTCTAAATAACCCTATGTTGAACTTGAGCTTGCCGGATGGTGCATCCTGGCAGTCGCCAAATATTTTTGTAGCGTATGGATCTTCAGCGACCTCAGTAGCAATAAAATTAATCGCTTTGGATTCAAGGCCAACCGCATGCAAAGCGATGCACAAGCGAGCGATAGCATTGACGCCCTCTTCGGGGATCATGGCGTGGGCAGCTTTACCCTTGACCTCAATACCATCTTCCTTCCACTCGTAGGCAAAACCCAACTTTTCAAGCTTATCAGCCAGCTCTTCTTCAAGCGCACCATCGTAAAAAACGGAAGCCGGGACAGCATTGAACGCAGAACCGCCGGCGAGAAGTATATCCGTTTGATTCTTGCCTTCTAGATTAAGCTGGAGCAAGCCCTTCTCAGCATAGATCAACGGGAA is a window encoding:
- the arcC gene encoding carbamate kinase, which gives rise to MRVVVALGGNALLKRGEPMTHDVQRANIRVAAQALVPVAKEHQLVLAHGNGPQVGLLALQASAYKDVEAYPLDVLGAQTEGMIGYMIEQELGNLLPFEVPFATILTMVEVDPADPAFQNPTKFVGPVYEKDEADRLKAEKGWVFKQDGTMWRRVVPSPLPKRIFELRPVKWLLDKGTVVICAGGGGIPTMYEAGKPRSLAGIEAVIDKDLASELLARELEADLFVIATDVDGVYLDWGKPEQRMLGKVTIKELQDHPFPAGSMGPKVAAAIQFVQVTGKRAAIGSLKDIEKIVAGEAGTNVYP
- a CDS encoding amino acid transporter, with protein sequence MDANVKTIIFYGESDMAQAKIMTESTPEKKRSISLMGAIFIGIGSMVGAGIFALFGEAGKIAETAVWVSFLVAGLIALLQGYSFAKLGAKYPSSGGLISWIVRGYGKGLFTGGLVMLGYFSTLIVAAMVAVSFGNYFTSLFFGATAPAYLPKIFAVLIVAVLTFVNSTGTDLVTKAQSAIVTIVLLVLGGFAIAMLVNMDPSMVAPSTYPPFSKIFASVALTFFAYLGFGVISFVGGDIKDPEKNMPRAMYISIGVTLLLYVALAIGVFGVLTVQEVIANADTALAAAAFPIFGQAGYTLITIVAVFSTAGAINSQLYASIGATFSMAKDGQLPPRFGLARKYRAGGTQGLVISSLLIVLLAVFFNVSVIASIGSAVALAIFALLTVAHLRLTKETGASKFVLWIALITTLAAILLFCWNTLQTAPNTFIILIVTIILAWVVEAGWRAISKREVKVEQIDG